From Eriocheir sinensis breed Jianghai 21 chromosome 35, ASM2467909v1, whole genome shotgun sequence:
cgcttggttagcgatggtacgcttggttagcgatggtatgcttggttagcgatggtgcAACGGTTAGCGAGTGCAACAGTtggcgatggtacgcttggttagcgatggtacgcttggttagcgatggtacgcttggttagcgatggtactcTTGGTTAGCGATAGTATGCTTGGTTAGTGATTAGCccatgcatgtgagaccaggtccaccacacgtggttattttttttttttagaacacgaaGCCCAACGGTTGCCATGCTGAGagccgggtatagcccgggcctgttcaggCCGAGTCCCGGaagaccttgagtcatggctcagggctgttttgggatggttagcgatggtatgcttggttagcgattagcccacgcatgtgagtatacggtagggattttccttactttcgagaacagggaattttccctaatttagggatttttctagggatattttgaaagcccatttttcagtgattttggcttccccccccccaaaccccggttccccacagtttcccaggcttgtcttggggggtaggggggactggggtggtggagagggagaagtagTTGTTCTCTAGTTTTACCCATTTTTTGACTCCAGCACTTGTACAGTGCACAGAAGGGACAGGGGAGCACCTGGCGGAGGAGTTGCCATTTTGGGGCGCAAAGAAATGGAGTCAGCATCTCTGAAAGATGGAGCCTGGGAGCATGTTAAAGCAGTAGCCACTACACTCAAACTGGGCAATAACAAAATTCTGCTAGGATGTACATATCGACCACCAGCAGCTACCCCAGAGTATAACAACAATATCAGACAAACAATATCTAGGATGGCAAACCTTTCATATGACCAACTTTTGATTTGTTAAGACTTTAATTATAAGGAAATAAATTGGATGAATCACTGTGATATTGGAGGCAATGAGAGCGACCAAGCTAGATTCTATGACATGCCAAGATGCATACTTTACCAATATGTACAGGAATTTACGCGTCTTCGAGGCATTGACCATCCCTAACTATTGGATCTcattataacaaaaaaaatattagaaattgAAGATATACAGTACAAAGCTCCAATTGCAGCAAGTGATCATGTAACCCTAGTCTTTAATCTTAATTTAGAAGACACTGTGATAACCAGTTGTGAtactcctccaccactccaccacccctaccccccaaaacaagcctggggaactggggTTTTGGGGGGaaaggcaaaatcactgaaaaatgggcttcaaAAATTTCCCTGAAAAAAATCCCTACAATAGTGAAAATTCCCTGGtcttgaaagtaaggaaagttCCTAAcatatactcttgtaatctattataACATTACCTAGCAGCCGCTGCAActggtctgttgacgagtgtcgggcgtgtcattggatggtcacttcttcctctttccctcctctccttaaccctgacagcagcactgccgactcatctatctctaaggctgaactcttctctcaaactttctgtaaaaactctactctggacgattctgggcatattcctcctactcaactcccctctgactcctatatgcctgttattaagattcttaagaatgatgttttctatgccctctctggcctcaactctcagaaggcttatggacctgatggagtgcctcctattgttcttaaaaactgtgcctttgtgctgacaccctgcctggtcaaattctttcatctctgcctatcaacatctacttttccttcctgctggaagtacaccttcatacagcctgtgcttaagaagggtgaccgctccaatccttcaaactaccgccatatagctttaatttcctgtctatctaaagcttttgaatcagtccttaaccagaagattcaaatgcagctttccacttctgaccttctatctcatcaccagtatgggttctgcaaggggtgttctactggtgatcttcttgcttctcaactgactcttggtcattctctcagccatttcagtgaaactttcgtagttgcactagacatatcaaatgctttcaatagagtctggcacaagtctttgctctctaaactgccctcttacggtttctatccttctctctgttcctttatctccagctttctttccggccattctatctccgctgtggtagacagtcactgttcttccccaaaacctgtcaacagtggtgttccacagggctctgtcctatcacccactctctttctgttattcatcaacgatcttctttccataacaaactgtcctatccattcaaatgctgacgactccactctgcactattcaactactctcaacagaagaccttctcaacagaaatgacaagactccagactggaggctgcagaacgtttaacctcagaccttgcagtcatttccgatttgggtaaaaggaaccttgtgtcctttaatgcctcaaaaaccaaatttctccacctatcaactcgacaatcttccaaacacctatcccctattcttcgataacactcagctgtcaccttcttcaacactaaatatcctcggtctatccttagctcaaaatatcaactggaaacttcacatctcctttctaatcagcttcctcgaggttgggcgttctgtatcatctccgccagttcttctcccctgcacagatcctttccatttaatataggggccttgtccgccctcatatggagtatgcatctcacgtgtgggggggctccactcacacagctctcctggacagagtggagtctaatggccgtagtattaatctcccccattcctgttcccttcccttctctttcccttggcTGTGACCCGCAGTTTTAAGCATCCCCAGGGGGTTGGGGTTGATTGACCCTACCTGGAGAGAGACCAGATGGGGTCGAAAaggtgttgactccgcggggtgcgaggcaggacatctttaggttccccttcgtatatttcatgaacaAATAGTgctctatttgttattatagaagaaaatatattgaaaagtatcagaatatttctatGACTGATAGTGTATCacaaactttgctgaagttaatatatttcctttagtttgtaaagactcttgtttccatttgattgtaaacatacagttattcctgaagattcctttatAATTGCCCCCAAAATTGCAAAAGATGGCAgatagatgactaaatatggcattattatagtaatacttaacatataccataaaaaagggcatttcttggTGACCCCTTgaattaagacaaaaatgccaccaatgacacgacctggcaacccctatgtggctgcccgggtgtgtgtggataccaacctgtctcataaattaacttacccgtgttacctgttatttacatgtagatcaaTTACCCTATTGTtctgttttatgatatataatgtatatgaatacaatggtgtgtgaaaaatgcattatttatctcgtattctgtaattattggtttgaaggTGCTGCtaacattattatgacctgcgggttggtcttgtctggcccgccgGGAACGGGAAGGGGATAGGGCGGTTTACacataccccagacccgcgtatggggatggggatggaaagggaacggggaagattaatactacggccataaggctcttcgtctcatcagctctcttcctcttactgatagtcttctgcctcttaaattctgctgccatgttgcatcgctttctgtcttctatcaatattttcatgctaactgctcttctgaacttgctaactgcatgcttcccccactccacacgactttctactcatgctcatccctatactgtccaaaccccttatgcaagagttaaccagcatctccattctttcatccccttcactggtaaactctggaacggccttccttcatctgtatttcctcctgcctatgacttaacctctttcaagaagagtgtatcaagacacctctccacccgaaattgacctctcttttggctactctttactgttatctattatgggagcggcgagtagcgtgcttttttttattttattttaaatatagaatatatttaattttgatttaaatcatgattttttttactcaGTTAAATCGATGTAAATCACTTGGTTTGAATCCAACCCACCCTGAATGTTAGTCATGTTGCAGGATCCTGGTTGTTTTGGCCGTGAGCCATTTAGGTTGTAATGTCCAAACTTGCAAATGGTCAAATTGTCTACAGGCCAAAATAGTATACAGTTTTGTTCTTCATTGCAGCATGGAATATTATTGTCCATTTTGTAAGTATTAACTTCGCAAGAGGTGGCTACCCTTTCTTCAGTATCATCCAATATATCTTATTATTTCAGGAAAATTCTGTTGGGGTGTGGCACATCCCAGATTCTGAAGATGATCCAACACCTGTGTCCAACCTGCCACATCAGGGGGACGTCACTGACATACAGGTGAGCATGCTGGATGCTCATGCACCTCGGGCTATGAGTGTGTTGTAGCTCATGCCAGCTACGTGGTGTTTTCATATGGTCACATTTGTTTACTGTTATAGAGCCATATATCAGAATCTGAGAGGGGGGCAATATTGCAgtggtaaagaagagaagagctTACACTCACCATGCCTTACCATTTTCTGTGTTTGAGTGCCTGGCGTTGAAAGCTAGAGAACAACAACGATGTTCCATATCCTCTTTACATATACCAGCAGATTAGCTGCTTGTAATAGTGTTTATTACCTACTTGAAATTTTCATAATCCAGATTTTGTAAAGGAAGGCATGCATTAGTAAGTAGTTTACAGTAGTGTGATTCCTTTGAGTGACTGTAGACTTGAAAACTCATTCATTTATGTAGGGAGGTGTTCTTCCTTTGCACATCTATATCCAACCAAAAGATCCTTCTTATTACACCTTATTCTTGTATACAAACAAGGTTTGTGTCTTCTTTTGGGGGGAGTAAGGTGGTGGGAGACCACTTTTATTGGTTGGAAATTTGGGTAAGTTGGCACTTCTGATTCCCCAATCCTACTGGTTTAAGTAGATTTTACTGTAGTTTCAAAATGATGGATACTAAGAGCTAAAAGGATTAGCTGTGTTGATCTTTTTACTCTATAATCTGTCCGAGAATGATTTGCACGAGTTATTTCAGTACGTGACGCGAGACTCTTTTATGGTGGGCAGCAGCTTAGGGGCGGTGAGCCTATACAGACACACAACAGAGGGTCAGCTGGAGGTAGCAAGCTCCTGGGACCGAGTTCACTTCTTCACAACAGGTAAGACTTTCTACTAACCCATGCCTTGTGGTGATGAATGGGAGTTGAAAGGCTGTGTTCATATTTAAACATATCCTTTACACATAGATGTATTTAGATTCGTAATGGCATTAGCAGTAACTTGGTCTTGGAGAAGTATTATTTTGTTGAACGTCATCACAAAATTTAAATATTCTGATCTTTACTGTTTACTATCCTGTGGTGTCTGGtgtgtacaataaggtaaaagtAAGATGGGGGCATACACTTTAGCTACGTGTGgcgtcggtgctcatctctgtcgcattggcccttgagcctgtggtaggaagGAGCCCATCGCCCCGGGATATACCAAAAAAGGCATGGGACGAGGTTATGATGAATGACCCATGAGACCTTGGCTTTGATCGAGATTGCCTGAGATTGAGCATCATGGAGGGCCACCATTATGTGAATAAGGCTGATACATGCAAGCACATATATAGCTTTCTAAAATAAACAAATTCATTACCCTGTCCATGTttatcagtgttttcatgtacATAATTATAAgatacgttttcttttctttcccatagGCCGAGCTAGATGCACATCCCTGGCATGCAGTGGTGACCAGATTGCCTCAGTTGGAGAGGATGGGAAGCTGGTCATCCTCAATCCAAACCAGAGGAAACCAGTCAGGGTGTTGGGTAAGTGGTGCAGTACTgcacaaaatatatatagtaaattCCACCACTTCGAAACCAGTGTAATGCACAAGATTTGCCTTTATTTTTCACTTATGAAAATCCAGGGTACTGTTAGCTTTAATAAAGTAATTAGCAACTTGAGTAATGAATGACAGAATAAGTATTGGtgaatttttatttttagtaGGCTGCCACCAGTCTACAGATCTGACTTGTGACCCCAGTTTTATGGACAGAGTTAAGCTGATAAAGACTAATTACATAAGAAACTTGAGGAAGCACTCAGATTGAAGAGGAACACTggcaaataaattaagaaaaagaggtAGTGTTGAGTGACTAAAGCAGGGTGTGAGGAATGAATATTATGTTATACAGATGTAAGAGAGGCCATAGACAAGGTGAGTGGACAGTATACTTAGATTTACAGTTTCTAGGTTTCTAGATGTTGAAAATAGTAGGTTCATTAATAAGGTCAGTCCTTTATTATATTACAACTCATTCTTGTCAGAGGGAGTGGGTGGTTGCAGCCTCTATGCAGTGTTGTTTGTTCGCACTCATGAAGTCTTGATGTCCAGTATGCAGGGTCATCTCAAACTTTGGGATCTGAGGGCCTCCCAGCCAGCCAAGGGTCTTCTTTTCAGCCCAGACCAGGTAATCTATCATTTACTTGTGCTTTCAAAGTACCCTCCTGAAGGGTTTGAAATAGTTCATTTTCAAGAGATGAGATACAGCAAATAATTTGGAAGCCACACAAAGGTATAAATCCATAATTTTTGCCAGGTGGCTGTGTGCCATTTGGCAGGCCACCCTACACAACAGCACTTGGTGGCAGCTGGTGGTGAGGATGGAACACTGGCCCTCTGGGATATGCGCAACACTGGCCACCCTTTCACCATCATTGCTGCCCACAGTGGTCCAAGTAAGAACTGTATCAATTAAGTATACATAATGATATAAAGATACAATTTGGAGATTTCTCTAATAGTTTTGCTGTATATTATTCCTAGCAAAAATGTATTTGTTGAAGTTCAAAAGTCTTTTCCTTGCAGTCTGTAAGGTCCAGTTTCACCCAGTGTCACCTGAACACCTTTTTACCTGTGGTCTGGATGGTCAGCTCCTGCACTGGGATGCCTCAGCCTCAGCGAGGGCCTCACATACTTCCTATAAGGGAGCCCAAGAGCTGCCAGGTATGTAGCTGATTTTATAAGGTTCTTTCATGATAGTGGAGTGGGAACCCAGAAATTGTAAGTCAGGACAGATAGGACCAGATGAAGATGTAAAGCTTGAGTATTTACCATCAGACAGAGAGGTGGAGAATATTGGGAAAGCTTTCCCTGTAGTTGATTAGTAGTGACTGAAGATGATAATTATGATTCCTCCGAGACTTTTCCCTGAATCAGTTTCTTGTATAATGTTCTTATATCCTCCACACCATCCTCTATATAATTTGCCCAccattcacttccctttttcCATGACATGACAATCTATTGATTTTGACAGGTGGAAGTGTGACAGTCTGGCTAAGTAGTGAAGTGTCACGTGGAGCGACAGATACTGCCTGCATCCTTCAATCACCTCTTCCAATTAACTCTGTGGATGTGGAAGGGACAACACTGATTGCTGGCTCTGATAATGAGGCAATCTATGTTGTGCACCAGGTGTTGAAAAAGAGGCTCGAGGACATGGTATATTAGGTATGATGCtattatcttttgttttgttaCTTTGTTCTTAATTAAACAATTATTTAAGATATTGAGCTTTAAAAGGGGCAACCGATTCATCCTCCATTTAGTGTACCTTGATTCCTCATTCTctttgtcatgtttttttgtttgcttcttaTTTCTTAGGTAGGTATGGTAGCTGTAGGTTTAGTCTTTCCTTATAATGCagggcctgggttcaaatcccagccTTGGCAAATGGCCCACAGCCTATAGTGTATGGAAAGTGCAAGAATTGGCTAGACATACAGGTTATCTCCAGCTACTTTTATTCATAAGTCTACAATCATTTACCTTTTTTACTTACTGGTTGCCCATTTCTTAGGTGCTCTATTGTAGCTGTACTGGTTTGCTAATGTGTTCTATCATATATGGTCCTGTAATGTTACTGCACGGTGTTGTGCCATGAAGTTAGATGGAGCTCAGATTAGTGTTCCAACTAATGCAAAGAAGTGATGATGCCTTGAATTAGAAGACCAGAATTTGTCTTTTGTGTATTTCAATGAATTTACCCTATACTTAAAATTATATGCCATTCTCACAATATGGCTCTTCTGGAAACCAAACGAAGACATTTAACTATGGTTTCTTGCACCAAAACTCCCATTATTCATGTTTTTAGTATCCTGGTACCTATGCCATGGTCACATTCATGGAGTGCTGATGCTCTTAATACTGTGAAGGAGATTGAGTAATAGTATTTCATCATGCCAGAGTCTTGGATACAAAGCTGTGGCTTATGAATGGTTTGGCGaggtatttatttactttttttttttgagatccTGCTTGTATTCAGCCATTATTCTAGCCTACTGTTTGTTCCCAAATATTCCAAAATCCCTTATTTTTACATTTCTAGCAATTTTTGTAGCTGAACACTTTAACCAACCTGCTAAAGATATCACAGGAAGTAGTGAAAATTCTGAGATGTCTTATTAAACTAAGACAAAGCATGCAGAATACTTCTTGCTTTAACTTAGTTTATCACAGTCATTAATCCTCAATGCTAGTGACATATACAAAGATACAATGCCAAAGGCTACTTGGTGTAGCTTGGTTAATTAGAAAATCCTTTCACCTTCAACTACATGTACCATGACAAATTAGGAGATGAATTATATTTCCCAATGTTTCACTTGTTGCTGCTTGATGACTCCTCATCAGTCCCTCGCCGTCTTAAGTGAGCCTAGAAGTTTTGAGATAAAGTGAATTAGTTGCGTGAGAAGATGTATTCTAAGGTGCCATTTTTCCTAGTTTCTGCAGACCTATTAATAATTTAATtaaaaaattaaatggaaaataTAAGCTAGAGAAATTTAACAACTCGGTGATTAAAAAGTATTATATGCACTACAGTAAAAATCCAATAATCTGAAAAATAATTGAGCAAGGCTATGGAACCCAAAGAGCTAGTACATCAGTGTTATACCTATATTAATATTTTGTGCTATTCTCACCATTTCTGCAATTTGATGCAATTGCCTTGCAGCAGTTTTTCCCGTTTGTTGAACAAGAGAATAGAAGATGGAATTTTCATTATTGAGTAGAACATGTGGCACATCAAATTCCTGTAAAAGGCAGTAAGACATGATTAGAAAATATTTCAACTAGTGTTTGGATTTATAAGTTGCCATACATCCAAATATTTTATCATGCACTAAACAACAGATGAGAAGAGTCCAGTCAAATTAGTATATTGTAGTGATAAAAATGCAAAAATTTATAGTAAGCTTAAAATTGGTATTTACTCTGAACCTGTAGAAACATGTCAAAAGTCATCAATCCATCATGAGCTTTTTATCTGCCATCTGGAAAATGGCTGTCAATTTTGTTTTTCACAATATACTCAAGAACAGTTTGCCTGATGACAAAGACAG
This genomic window contains:
- the LOC127007430 gene encoding nucleoporin Nup43-like codes for the protein MAGGSVRRYVGQKVNVVRWKPPQTHFGETDTFVAGTWDDVENSVGVWHIPDSEDDPTPVSNLPHQGDVTDIQYVTRDSFMVGSSLGAVSLYRHTTEGQLEVASSWDRVHFFTTGRARCTSLACSGDQIASVGEDGKLVILNPNQRKPVRVLEGVGGCSLYAVLFVRTHEVLMSSMQGHLKLWDLRASQPAKGLLFSPDQVAVCHLAGHPTQQHLVAAGGEDGTLALWDMRNTGHPFTIIAAHSGPICKVQFHPVSPEHLFTCGLDGQLLHWDASASARASHTSYKGAQELPGGSVTVWLSSEVSRGATDTACILQSPLPINSVDVEGTTLIAGSDNEAIYVVHQVLKKRLEDMVY